The following proteins are co-located in the Macrobrachium rosenbergii isolate ZJJX-2024 chromosome 26, ASM4041242v1, whole genome shotgun sequence genome:
- the LOC136852798 gene encoding uncharacterized protein, with protein MCFKCLQTMNHTYGNCKEAPNCSKCGVDSHHTLLHKEHKPASTQRASASTRKKKNVSGGGNQTGASETESATTPNPEAEPAPAHVHATSCPDGRTMLKIVPALINGTHATYAFIDSGSAPTLVTKGLVEKLGLQGRSCNQKMITEAGTFTCRKVVSLDIGNIDGSESDHISEAFVTDRINVSTDHLMPTEWLGQWPHLREVELHTLPEEEQEVEVIIGLNTTLNRIILDQRHGKINKPSAYLTKLGWVTFGPTGGKNDVLPVYSIQPQDDVTELLQKNFCRDFWEKEALSKTEDSLEDKRFVELMTDSVKQEDGHYVASLPYRDDVHLPDNHDMARKRAQTLKRKLEADEAYRTSYTEQVEKYIMKGYAERVPDEARQRRDGRVWYMPHHAVKHPMKPKVRVVFDLKARFGGHSLNDHLLQGPDLTNNLVGVLLRFRNGQFAVTADIKRCSTKLKYPLTTEACSRYLWWPEGDTSDGSKSTE; from the coding sequence ATGTGCTTCAAGTGCCTTCAGACTATGAATCACACCTACGGCAATTGCAAGGAGGCCCCCAACTGCAGTAAGTGTGGTGTCGACTCCCATCACACGCTCCTGCATAAGGAGCATAAGCCTGCTTCAACTCAAAGAGCCAGTGCATCAACACGTAAAAAGAAGAACGTTAGTGGGGGTGGCAACCAGACGGGTGCCAGCGAGACTGAGAGTGCCACCACGCCTAACCCCGAAGCAGAACCTGCCCCTGCCCACGTACACGCCACCAGCTGCCCGGACGGTCGGACCATGCTGAAGATCGTGCCAGCGCTGATCAATGGCACGCATGCAACCTATGCCTTCATCGACAGTGGCTCAGCTCCGACGCTGGTCACGAAAGGGCTGGTTGAGAAGCTCGGTTTACAAGGCAGATCCTGTAATCAGAAGATGATCACGGAGGCAGGAACCTTCACGTGCAGAAAGGTCGTCTCACTTGACATTGGCAATATCGACGGATCAGAAAGTGATCACATAAGCGAAGCCTTCGTAACCGACAGGATAAACGTCTCGACGGATCACCTTATGCCGACCGAGTGGTTAGGTCAGTGGCCTCACCTCCGAGAAGTCGAGCTCCACACTCTGCCGGAAGAGGAGCAAGAAGTCGAAGTGATCATCGGACTGAACACGACCCTGAACAGGATCATATTAGATCAACGCCATGGTAAGATCAACAAGCCATCGGCGTACCTTACGAAGTTAGGTTGGGTTACTTTCGGGCCAACAGGAGGCAAGAACGACGTTCTCCCAGTCTACAGTATCCAACCTCAAGATGACGTGACAGAACTTCTTCAGAAGAACTTCTGCAGAGACTTTTGGGAGAAGGAGGCTCTCTCAAAGACCGAAGACTCGCTCGAAGACAAACGCTTCGTCGAGCTGATGACAGACTCTGTCAAACAAGAAGATGGACACTACGTTGCGAGCCTTCCATATCGAGACGACGTTCATCTTCCCGACAATCATGACATGGCACGGAAACGCGCTCAAACATTGAAGCGTAAGCTGGAGGCAGACGAAGCTTACCGTACTTCCTACACCGAGCAAGTAGAGAAGTACATCATGAAAGGCTATGCTGAAAGGGTTCCAGACGAGGCTCGACAACGACGTGATGGCAGGGTATGGTACATGCCTCACCATGCGGTGAAGCACCCAATGAAACCAAAGGTGAGGGTCGTCTTTGACCTCAAGGCAAGGTTTGGCGGCCATTCATTAAATGACCATCTACTACAGGGGCCCGACCTCACAAATAATCTCGTGGGAGTCCTACTGCGATTTCGGAATGGGCAGTTTGCAGTGACGGCGGACATCAAGAGATGTTCCACCAAGTTAAAGTACCCATTGACGACCGAGGCGTGCTCACGATACCTTTGGTGGCCTGAAGGGGACACCTCCGACGGATCGAAGAGTACAGAATGA
- the LOC136852799 gene encoding uncharacterized protein has protein sequence MTSHVFGARSSPSVVNFCLRKTAEDYGHLYDDKTTTILLRNFYVDNLLKSFHDEARCVTLINDLINVCRDGGFRLNQWTANNKCVLATVPEGERDDSVAVLDLSKDKLPTERALGIHWDMNDDNFTFRGDVRDKPYTRRGVLSVVASLYDPLGLVSPFTLLGSKPSKRCAARKLSWDEKMSDTEVLQWEAWLQQFTFLPEFKLRRSLIPPAFGEGASFQLHHFSDASQTGYGVASYLRVVSTDGEVHCTLLMGRARVAPLKRLSIPRAEFGGFRGGSARL, from the coding sequence ATGACTTCGCACGTATTCGGAGCCCGTTCCTCCCCAAGCGTTGTGAATTTTTGCCTAAGAAAGACAGCCGAAGACTATGGACATCTATACGACGACAAGACAACGACCATTTTGCTGAGGAACTTCTACGTCGACAACCTTCTAAAGTCGTTCCATGACGAAGCAAGATGTGTCACACTGATCAACGACCTCATCAACGTCTGCCGAGATGGAGGCTTCCGCCTGAACCAGTGGACGGCCAACAACAAGTGTGTCCTGGCAACTGTACCTGAAGGGGAAAGAGATGATTCTGTGGCTGTTCTAGACCTCAGTAAGGACAAGTTGCCCACGGAGCGCGCGTTAGGCATCCACTGGGACATGAATGATGACAATTTCACGTTCCGAGGTGACGTCCGGGACAAACCATACACGCGTAGAGGCGTGCTATCTGTCGTGGCGTCCCTCTACGATCCTCTGGGGCTAGTGTCACCCTTCACACTCTTGGGAAGCAAACCTTCAAAGAGATGTGCAGCGCGCAAGCTTTCATGGGATGAGAAAATGAGCGACACCGAAGTGTTGCAATGGGAAGCTTGGCTGCAGCAGTTCACCTTCCTTCCGGAGTTCAAGCTGAGAAGAAGCTTGATTCCACCAGCATTTGGAGAAGGAGCGTCGTTCCAGCTTCACCACTTCTCTGATGCAAGTCAGACAGGCTACGGAGTCGCCTCATACCTGCGAGTGGTTTCGACAGATGGAGAAGTTCACTGCACACTGCTCATGGGAAGAGCTCGAGTAGCGCCGTTGAAGAGATTGAGCATACCCCGAGCTGAGTTTGGCGGCTTCCGTGGCGGCTCAGCAAGACTCTAA